The Onychomys torridus chromosome 4, mOncTor1.1, whole genome shotgun sequence genome includes a window with the following:
- the Knstrn gene encoding small kinetochore-associated protein, with the protein MAAPEAVVQETVFRTTGRPADTEPRPLPPSPRKFPFESVAAGSAEGWAVAAEHLLKGNEEDSEPEELAQGVQPSHLAMMASAKTVCDAQPYSMPIGGLPADAQTRATSKLPVKSKEADVFRHLHPGGSDPDVTKVTKARRENGQVRAAETTSRKSIKKSYKPLSKQKPEEELRDKNQLLEAVNKQLHQKLMETQGELKDLTQKVELLEKFQDNCLAILESKGLNPGNETQASQREPATDHTDSMLLLETLQDELKVFNETAKKQMEELQALKVKLKLKEEERVRFLEQQTLCKDQANDFTIVLEEMEQLLEM; encoded by the exons ATGGCGGCTCCCGAGGCCGTGGTGCAGGAGACAGTCTTCCGTACAACAGGGCGGCCTGCAGACACGGAGCCACGCCCCCTCCCGCCCAGCCCCCGGAAGTTTCCTTTTGAAAGCGTGGCGGCAGGCTCTGCGGAGGGCTGGGCGGTTGCTGCCGAGCATCTTTTGAAAGGAAACGAAGAGGACAGCGAGCCGGAAGAGCTGGCGCAGGG GGTCCAGCCGAGCCACCTGGCTATGATGGCCAGTGCTAAGACGGTGTGCGACGCGCAGCCCTACTCGATGCCGATCGGCGGCCTGCCCGCAG ATGCACAAACTCGTGCTACTTCTAAGCTACCTGTTAAGTCCAAAGAAGCTGATGTGTTTAGACATCTTCATCCAGGAGGTTCAGATCCTGATGTTACAAAGGTCACCAAAGCAAGACGAGAGAATGG GCAAGTGAGAGCTGCAGAGACCACCAGCAGGAAGAGCATCAAGAAGAG CTACAAACCGTTGAGTAAGCAAAAACCAGAGGAGGAATTGAGGGATAAGAACCAGCTCCTGGAGGCCGTCAACAAGCAGCTGCACCAGAAGCTGATGGAGACTCAG GGAGAGCTGAAGGACCTGACACAGAAGGTAGAGCTCCTCGAGAAGTTTCAGGATAACTGCTTAGCAATTCTGGAGAGCAAAGGCCTCAACCCAG GCAACGAGACCCAGGCATCACAGCGGGAACCTGCTACAGATCACACGGACTCCATG CTGCTGTTAGAAACTCTGCAAGATGAACTGAAGGTTTTCAATGAAACTGCCAAGAAGCAGATGGAGGAGTTACAG GCCTTGAAGGTGAAGTTGAAgttgaaagaagaagaaagagtccGGTTCCTGGAGCAGCAAACCTTATGTAAGGACCAAGCTAATGACTTCACAAtagtcctggaggagatggagcaGCTTTTAGAAATGTAA